The genomic interval GTTCCTGGTAAACGCGGTACGAGGGCCCGCATAAGCATCTGGCATTTCGGGCCCGATCTTCAGTGCATGTCGAAATGCCATCTCCCCGGCCCGATCATCACCCTGTTGCAATGCATCAATGCCCACCTGTACCTGTGCCTCTGGATCATCGGCAAGAAGACCTGTCACTATTGTCCGATATTCTGTCAGAGCTTCCGATAGCTTATTACCCCTATCGCCCGATAGATTCACACCCTCCAGCATCGAAGCCGCCCTAATGCGCACCAAACGCGAGGGATCATCCAGCCGCTCGGCCACGGCCTCAATACCCACATCACTTCCATAAACCATCAATCCCTCTACAGCCCGGGTGCGTACCATCGGATGTGGATCGTCCAGAGCATCTATCAAAGCCTTTTCAGCCCTCTCATCTGTCTGCCTGCCCAGTAACACTGCTGCCGAAGCCCGCAACACCATACTCTGGTCTTTCGAAAGCGCGATCAAACCATCCAGAGCCTTTGGATCTCCCACCCGTCCCAGAGCAATTGCTTCAGCCTGAGCTACTTTATCTGCCTGTGAACCCCACCACGTTTTTACCCAGCTTGCTGCCCAGTTGGGCGTTTGATCGCTATGGCATTCGTTACACGCATTTGGAATGCCAAACCGAACCGTATTTTCCGGTACCGGCGACAGGATGCGGTGATCGTATATCCCAATCCGCTTCACCTCTTCTACAGGTGGCATATGGCAATCCACGCACCCCACCGTCTTGTGATTGCTATGCTTTTCAACAGGCTCTCCCACATCTGTCCTGTGACAGTTCAAGCACACCCGGTCATAGGTTGTAGCGCGGGTCTCGCCTTCCCCTCTCACAGGACCCAGATGATGAGAATCGTGACAACCAGCGCACGTCAGATGCCCCGCCGTATAACACGAACTCATCAAAAAAGCCAGCGTGTTGTAGTTCAGTTCGCGGTAGCGTCCATCTGCCCAGAACTTTTCGCTATCCAGCACTTCCAATTCGTAAAAGTCGTAAAATGGATCGCCCGGCTGATATCCCTCTTTGATAATCCTTTTGTGTGCGTGACACTGTGCGCAGACCTCCACTGACTGCTCCGCACTCAAAAATCGCAAATTTACCAGTGTCGTATCTCGCGCTGGCACCTTGTCTGGCAACGCTTTCCAGAATGCCACATGTTGACCTCCAGATCCATGACATGTTTCGCAATTAATGCTCAGGTCCGTCCAGTGCGTCGCGTAAGTACCTGTCTCTGGATCGTAATTCTTTTTGATCTGACTCGCGTGACAATCATGGCATTGGAAGTTCCAATTCCGCCCAAAATTTGTCCAGTAATTGACATCGCCCGGCGCAAAGCCCTGCGGGTGATTGAACAACCCCTCCACTGGATCGTACCACGTCTGTTCCCGAACATCCCAATAGACCGGCAGCACCTGAATGCGCC from Gemmatimonadota bacterium carries:
- a CDS encoding ammonia-forming cytochrome c nitrite reductase subunit c552, giving the protein MRAVIPGTFLFVVMVCGCAKDAPQPVTSKAIYTGAEACATCHQETYKEWQGSLHRRSMQVPSVETVRGDFRQNNTYTYRGMTSRMFVRDGTYFMETDGADGKREVYPVEYAIGDRDTQWYLTTLEGGRIQVLPVYWDVREQTWYDPVEGLFNHPQGFAPGDVNYWTNFGRNWNFQCHDCHASQIKKNYDPETGTYATHWTDLSINCETCHGSGGQHVAFWKALPDKVPARDTTLVNLRFLSAEQSVEVCAQCHAHKRIIKEGYQPGDPFYDFYELEVLDSEKFWADGRYRELNYNTLAFLMSSCYTAGHLTCAGCHDSHHLGPVRGEGETRATTYDRVCLNCHRTDVGEPVEKHSNHKTVGCVDCHMPPVEEVKRIGIYDHRILSPVPENTVRFGIPNACNECHSDQTPNWAASWVKTWWGSQADKVAQAEAIALGRVGDPKALDGLIALSKDQSMVLRASAAVLLGRQTDERAEKALIDALDDPHPMVRTRAVEGLMVYGSDVGIEAVAERLDDPSRLVRIRAASMLEGVNLSGDRGNKLSEALTEYRTIVTGLLADDPEAQVQVGIDALQQGDDRAGEMAFRHALKIGPEMPDAYAGPRTAFTRN